The Micromonospora krabiensis genome window below encodes:
- a CDS encoding TOMM precursor leader peptide-binding protein, with protein sequence MARTPLPRPTPLPRPTLLPGLTRLWRDRHTLQLGLGSERAVVLEITDPRAARLLDLLDGTRSERGVLAHPAAVDLGVEQARTLIDALRAAGLLVPRHTLLPRDLAGPARARLGAEAGALALAAARLPTTPAQVLRRRRAARVLVTGSGRLGAAVALALAQAGVGQVTPELTGTVQPADLVGSGIPATDVGRPLAPAVREAVDRAAPGTAGTGRRGRVDLVVQLGTDRPAALIAAGYAQRRQPHLLISVREGVVVVGPLVRPPSGPCLNCVDLHRTDRDPDWPRLAAQLAGGGPNEACATATLLAAAGFATAEALAQLDGGSPETVGGAVEIDGPGRVRRRSWPPHPSCGCARRRR encoded by the coding sequence ATGGCCCGCACCCCGCTGCCCCGCCCGACCCCGTTGCCCCGCCCGACCCTGCTGCCCGGCCTGACCCGACTGTGGCGGGACCGGCACACCCTCCAACTCGGCCTCGGTTCCGAGCGCGCCGTCGTGCTGGAGATCACCGATCCGCGTGCCGCCCGGCTCCTGGACCTGCTCGACGGCACCCGTAGCGAGCGGGGTGTCCTGGCCCACCCGGCCGCCGTCGACCTCGGCGTCGAGCAGGCCCGCACCCTGATCGACGCGCTCCGGGCCGCCGGCCTGCTTGTACCCCGGCACACGCTGCTCCCCCGCGACCTCGCCGGTCCGGCCCGGGCCCGCCTCGGGGCGGAGGCCGGCGCGCTGGCCCTCGCCGCCGCGCGGCTGCCGACCACCCCGGCGCAGGTGCTCCGCCGACGACGCGCCGCCCGGGTGCTGGTCACCGGCTCCGGACGGCTCGGCGCGGCGGTCGCTTTGGCGCTCGCCCAGGCCGGCGTCGGCCAGGTCACGCCGGAACTCACCGGCACGGTGCAGCCCGCCGACCTGGTCGGCAGCGGCATCCCCGCCACGGATGTGGGCCGCCCCCTCGCCCCCGCGGTCCGCGAGGCGGTCGACCGGGCCGCTCCCGGCACCGCGGGCACGGGGCGACGCGGCCGGGTCGACCTGGTGGTCCAGCTCGGCACGGACCGTCCGGCGGCCCTGATCGCGGCCGGGTACGCCCAGCGCCGCCAGCCGCATCTGCTGATCTCGGTCCGGGAGGGGGTGGTGGTGGTCGGGCCACTGGTCCGGCCACCATCTGGGCCGTGCCTGAACTGCGTCGACCTGCACCGCACCGACCGCGACCCGGACTGGCCCCGGCTGGCGGCCCAGCTCGCCGGCGGCGGCCCGAACGAGGCGTGCGCCACGGCGACCCTGCTCGCCGCCGCCGGTTTCGCGACCGCGGAGGCGCTGGCGCAACTCGACGGGGGCAGCCCGGAGACGGTCGGCGGGGCGGTCGAGATCGACGGGCCGGGACGTGTGCGCCGGCGGAGCTGGCCGCCGCACCCCTCCTGCGGCTGCGCCCGCCGACGCCGCTGA
- a CDS encoding DUF5679 domain-containing protein — MADQAQTYNGYCVKCKEKRDFEGHVEVSKTGMNMAKGKCPVCGTTVNRILGKAKV; from the coding sequence GTGGCCGACCAGGCCCAGACCTACAACGGTTACTGCGTGAAGTGCAAGGAGAAGCGGGACTTCGAGGGGCACGTCGAGGTCTCGAAGACCGGGATGAACATGGCCAAGGGCAAGTGTCCGGTGTGCGGCACAACAGTGAACCGCATTCTCGGCAAGGCCAAGGTCTGA
- a CDS encoding M48 metallopeptidase family protein encodes MAGVRKPVVEVRRSQRRRRTVSAYRDGERVVVLIPDQFSRAEESEWVDRMLARLAAREGRLGRSDAELLARATRLITAHLAEYGAQAVPASVRWVTNQNGRWGSCTPADRTIRISHRVQEMPDWVIDYVLLHELAHLIVPSHNSAFWALVGRYPKAERARGYLEGVAAAACVPALTD; translated from the coding sequence ATGGCAGGCGTGCGCAAGCCGGTTGTCGAGGTGCGGCGCAGCCAGCGCCGGCGACGCACGGTGTCCGCGTACCGCGACGGTGAGCGTGTCGTCGTCCTGATCCCCGACCAGTTCTCCCGGGCCGAGGAGAGCGAGTGGGTCGACCGCATGTTGGCCCGGCTCGCGGCCCGGGAGGGGCGCCTGGGCCGCTCCGACGCCGAGCTGCTCGCCCGCGCCACCCGGTTGATCACCGCCCACCTCGCCGAGTACGGCGCCCAGGCCGTTCCGGCCAGCGTCCGCTGGGTGACCAACCAGAACGGCCGCTGGGGCTCCTGCACTCCCGCCGACCGGACCATCCGCATCTCGCACCGCGTCCAGGAGATGCCGGACTGGGTGATCGACTACGTGCTCCTGCACGAGCTCGCCCACCTCATCGTGCCCAGTCACAACAGCGCGTTCTGGGCGTTGGTCGGCCGCTATCCGAAGGCCGAGCGCGCCCGCGGCTACCTGGAGGGTGTCGCGGCGGCGGCCTGCGTGCCGGCCCTCACCGACTGA
- a CDS encoding zinc-dependent metalloprotease: MQQFMSQLQHLLSTSGSGPVNWDLARQVAASQLAAAGDPAVSPYERNAVEEALRLADLWLEPASALPSGIQTSVAWNRNEWIYKTLDVWRKLCDPVASRMVGAMGDLVPPEARAQLGPMQSMVATLGGALFGGQLGQALGSLAAEVLSAGDIGLPLGPAGTAALIPANIKAYGEGLELPEDEVRLYVALREAAHQRLFQHVPWLRGHVLSAVEMYASGIRVNREAIEEAMGRVDPTDPESMQAIALEGIFTPEDSPAQKASLARLETALALVEGWVCHVVDSAASGRLPNVVRLAEAFRRRRAAGGPAEQTFAALVGLELRPRRLREAAALWAALTEHRGISGRDALWGHPDLLPSEDDFADPVAFAMSEFDLSELEGFDFSAPGGPEEQAPGEPERRPDDGTDDDKRP, from the coding sequence ATGCAGCAGTTCATGTCGCAGTTGCAGCACCTGCTCTCCACGTCGGGCAGCGGGCCGGTCAACTGGGACCTGGCGCGGCAGGTGGCGGCGAGCCAACTCGCGGCCGCGGGCGACCCGGCGGTGTCGCCCTACGAGCGCAACGCGGTGGAGGAGGCGCTCCGCCTGGCGGATCTCTGGCTGGAGCCGGCCTCCGCCCTGCCGTCCGGCATCCAGACCTCGGTGGCCTGGAACCGGAACGAGTGGATCTACAAGACCCTGGACGTCTGGCGCAAGCTCTGCGACCCGGTGGCCAGCCGCATGGTCGGCGCCATGGGCGACCTGGTGCCGCCGGAGGCCCGCGCCCAGCTCGGTCCGATGCAGTCGATGGTGGCCACCCTCGGCGGGGCGCTCTTCGGCGGCCAGCTCGGCCAGGCGCTCGGCTCGCTCGCCGCCGAGGTGCTCTCCGCCGGCGACATCGGGCTGCCGCTCGGCCCGGCCGGCACGGCGGCGCTCATCCCGGCCAACATCAAGGCGTACGGCGAGGGTCTGGAGCTGCCGGAGGACGAGGTCCGCCTCTACGTGGCCCTGCGTGAGGCCGCCCACCAGCGGCTCTTCCAGCACGTCCCGTGGCTGCGCGGGCACGTGCTCAGCGCCGTCGAGATGTACGCCTCGGGCATCCGGGTCAACCGGGAGGCGATCGAGGAGGCGATGGGTCGGGTCGACCCGACCGATCCCGAGTCGATGCAGGCGATCGCGTTGGAGGGCATCTTCACCCCGGAGGACAGCCCGGCCCAGAAGGCGTCGCTCGCCCGGCTGGAGACCGCGCTGGCGCTGGTCGAGGGGTGGGTCTGCCACGTCGTGGACAGCGCGGCCTCGGGCCGGCTGCCGAACGTGGTCCGGCTGGCCGAGGCGTTCCGTCGCCGCCGGGCCGCCGGCGGCCCGGCGGAGCAGACCTTCGCCGCTCTGGTCGGTCTGGAGCTGCGCCCGCGCCGGCTGCGCGAGGCGGCCGCGCTGTGGGCGGCGCTCACCGAGCACCGCGGCATCTCCGGGCGTGACGCGCTCTGGGGCCACCCCGACCTGCTCCCCTCCGAGGACGACTTCGCCGACCCGGTCGCGTTCGCGATGTCCGAGTTCGACCTGAGTGAGCTGGAGGGGTTCGACTTCAGCGCCCCCGGCGGCCCTGAGGAGCAGGCGCCCGGCGAGCCGGAGCGCCGGCCGGACGACGGCACCGACGACGACAAGCGGCCCTGA
- a CDS encoding YlbL family protein translates to MRRRGLTVLLGALLTALLSIGVLGTPIPYVVLGPGPTVNTLGSENGKEVIQVSGRETSTSAGQLRLTTVGVQPTVKLRSAIVGWFSRDEAVVPRELVYPPGESQEQVEQRNAEDFAASQTSAETAALRELGFPVKVVVKTVAGDGPANGVLKPGDQLTSVDGQPVPVAARLTELIRAKPAGTALTIGYTRAGAPATAQVTSREQDGRPRIGVEIEQQQPHPFNLNIDLEDIGGPSAGLMFALGIIDKLTPADLTGGMVIAGTGTIDDEGTVGPIGGIPQKLVGAKRAGAKVFLVPADNCAEAVRNPQPDLPLIKVGSLDEALGALETLRAGGQPTRC, encoded by the coding sequence ATGAGACGTCGCGGCCTGACCGTCCTGCTCGGTGCCCTGCTCACCGCCCTGCTCAGCATCGGGGTGCTCGGCACACCGATTCCGTACGTGGTGCTCGGTCCGGGCCCGACTGTCAACACGCTGGGCAGCGAGAACGGCAAGGAGGTCATCCAGGTCTCCGGCCGGGAGACCTCGACCTCGGCGGGTCAGCTGCGGCTCACCACGGTCGGCGTGCAGCCCACGGTCAAGCTCCGCTCGGCGATCGTCGGCTGGTTCTCGCGGGACGAGGCGGTCGTGCCCCGGGAACTGGTCTACCCGCCGGGCGAGTCGCAGGAACAGGTCGAGCAGCGCAACGCCGAGGACTTCGCCGCCTCGCAGACCAGCGCGGAGACCGCCGCACTGCGCGAGTTGGGCTTCCCGGTCAAGGTGGTCGTCAAGACGGTGGCCGGGGACGGCCCGGCCAACGGGGTGCTCAAGCCGGGTGACCAGCTGACCTCGGTCGACGGCCAGCCGGTGCCGGTCGCCGCCCGGCTCACCGAACTGATCCGGGCCAAGCCGGCCGGCACGGCGCTGACCATCGGCTACACGCGGGCCGGCGCGCCGGCCACCGCGCAGGTCACCAGCCGTGAGCAGGACGGCCGGCCGCGGATCGGTGTCGAGATCGAGCAGCAGCAGCCGCACCCGTTCAACCTGAACATCGACCTGGAGGACATCGGCGGTCCCAGCGCCGGCCTGATGTTCGCCCTCGGCATCATCGACAAGCTGACCCCCGCCGACCTGACCGGCGGCATGGTGATCGCCGGCACCGGCACCATCGACGACGAGGGGACGGTCGGCCCGATCGGCGGCATCCCGCAGAAGCTGGTCGGCGCCAAGCGTGCCGGGGCCAAGGTGTTCCTCGTGCCGGCGGACAACTGCGCGGAGGCCGTCCGCAACCCGCAGCCCGACCTGCCGCTGATCAAGGTCGGGTCGCTGGACGAGGCGCTGGGCGCACTCGAGACGCTGCGGGCGGGAGGCCAGCCGACCCGCTGCTGA